The following proteins are co-located in the Mus caroli chromosome 7, CAROLI_EIJ_v1.1, whole genome shotgun sequence genome:
- the LOC110298305 gene encoding LOW QUALITY PROTEIN: leukocyte immunoglobulin-like receptor subfamily A member 5 (The sequence of the model RefSeq protein was modified relative to this genomic sequence to represent the inferred CDS: deleted 1 base in 1 codon) produces MTFIFTAVLCLGLNLGQETSLSEGNPHKPTLSVQPGLVVAKGKQVTISCEVTTGAREYRLYKVGGPHPWRTQSTPKTTNKAQFLIPSIEQRSGGIYRCYYKTPTGWSEHSDPLELAVTGLYSKPSLSTQPSNVVNSGETVTLQCVSTLGFNRFILTKEGEQKWSLIQESEFINSTGQFQGLFTVGPMTPSQRWIFRCYGYDVNSPQVWSEPSDLLEIHVSEADQPLRPSPNISDPKTVSQPQNYTMENLIRMGASILVLVLLGILLFEAQHSQRQTQPAAGRESSASFTVADTWE; encoded by the exons ATGACCTTCATCTTCACAGCTGTGCTCTGTCTGG GGCTGAATCTGGGCCAAGAGACCTCCCTGTCGGAAG GGAATCCCCACAAGCCAACTCTCAGTGTTCAGCCAGGATTGGTGGTTGCCAAAGGGAAGCAGGTGACCATCTCATGTGAGGTGACCACAGGGGCCCGGGAATACCGTCTTTATAAAGTGGGGGGTCCACATCCTTGGCGCACACAGAGCACTCCGAAGACCACAAACAAAGCTCAGTTCTTGATCCCATCAATTGAACAACGATCTGGAGGGATATATCGCTGTTACTATAAGACCCCCACTGGGTGGTCAGAGCACAGTGACCCTCTAGAGCTTGCAGTGACAG GACTCTATAGTAAACCCAGCCTGTCCACCCAGCCCAGCAATGTTGTGAATTCAGGGGAGACTGTAACCCTTCAGTGTGTCTCAACACTGGGATTTAACAGGTTTATTCTGACCAAGGAAGGAGAACAGAAGTGGTCCTTGATCCAGGAATCAGAGTTTATAAACTCTACAGGGCAATTCCAGGGTCTATTTACTGTGGGCCCCATGACC CCCAGTCAAAGGTGGATATTCAGATGTTACGGCTATGATGTCAACAGCCCCCAGGTGTGGTCGGAACCCAGCGATCTCTTGGAAATACATGTGTCAG AAGCAGATCAGCCCCTCAGGCCATCACCAAACATATCAGACCCAAAGACAG TCTCACAGCCCCAGAATTACACAATGGAGAATCTCATCAGGATGGGGGCTTCAATTTTGGTCCTTGTGCTTCTTGGCATTCTTCTGTTTGAAGCTCAGCACAGCCAAAGACAGACCCAACCTGCAGCTGGGAGAGAAAGCAGTGCTTCTTTCACGGTAGCAGACACCTGGGAATAA